Genomic segment of Pararhodobacter zhoushanensis:
ATGTCGAATGAGGCCGCCGATGAATCCTGCCCTGCAAAGTCACGCCACACGCAGCCTGTGCGATCTTGCGCCGGTGATCCCGGTTCTGGTGATCGAGGATGTCGCTCATGCCGAACCGCTCGCGCGGGCGCTCGTCGCGGGCGGTTTGCCCGTGCTCGAAGTCACGCTGCGCACCGACTGCGCGCTTGAAGCCATGGCGGCGATGGCGACCGTGCCGGGCGCTCGGGTCGGTGCGGGAACGGTGCTCAGCGCACATGACGTGAAGCGGGCCAAGGCGGCGGGCGCAACCTTTGCCGTGTCGCCCGGTGCAACGCCCGCGCTGATCGCCGCCTGTGCCGCGCAGGGCCTGCCTTTGCTGCCGGGCGCGGCCACGGCGAGCGAGGTCATGGCGCTCTTGGAACTCGGGTATCGGACAATGAAATTCTTCCCCGCCGGTCCCGCCGGTGGTCCGGCTCTGCTCAAGGGACTCTATGGTCCGCTACCGCAAGCGACCTTCTGCCCGACCGGTGGCGTCAGCCCGCAGAATGCCGCTGACTATCTGTCGCTGCCCAACGTCGCCTGCGTCGGCGGTAGCTGGGTTGCTCCGGCGAAGATGATGGCGGCAGGCGATTGGGACGGCATCACGGCGCTGGCGCGGCAAGCGGCAAGCCTGAGCCGTTAATCGAACGACCCGCCGCGCCCGGCCCCTTGGGCAAAGCGCGTCGCCCCGGCGATACCCTCGGCCAGCACCATTCCGGCGCTCACCCATTCGCGCTTGAGCGCTGCGGCCAGATCCGCCGGGGCCATGCGGGCCGAGAGAAAATCGGCGCGCAGGCAGCCCTGCGGAAACCGCGTGAGGCTTTCGGCCAGCGCCAACGCGGTCTCAAGCGCCGCGCCCGGCGCGGTCACGCGGTCGGCCAATCCGATCCGCGACGCTTCATCCGCCCCCACCGGCCGGCCCGTCAGGATCAGGTCATTCGCCCGGCCTTGGCCCACGACGCGCGGCAGTCGAACCGTACCGCCGTCAATCAACGGCACGCCCCA
This window contains:
- a CDS encoding bifunctional 4-hydroxy-2-oxoglutarate aldolase/2-dehydro-3-deoxy-phosphogluconate aldolase, whose amino-acid sequence is MNPALQSHATRSLCDLAPVIPVLVIEDVAHAEPLARALVAGGLPVLEVTLRTDCALEAMAAMATVPGARVGAGTVLSAHDVKRAKAAGATFAVSPGATPALIAACAAQGLPLLPGAATASEVMALLELGYRTMKFFPAGPAGGPALLKGLYGPLPQATFCPTGGVSPQNAADYLSLPNVACVGGSWVAPAKMMAAGDWDGITALARQAASLSR